The following are from one region of the Gemmatimonadaceae bacterium genome:
- a CDS encoding DUF4198 domain-containing protein: MRLRIAIAALLLVVSATSLSAHDLFLRLGSFFVGPESTARIRVLNGTFSSSENAVARSRLADVSVLGPTGRTRVDTALWQATGDTSVLSVPIGAPGTYVVGASTLPREITLEAKDFNEYLEHDGIPDVLAARRRDGELGAKATERYSKHVKALLQAGARRSDEFDDVLGYPAELVPLNNPYRSRAGGWLRVRALVDGKPVANQLVVSGGRPSRGGRLAERRVRTDAEGVARIRITDRGQWYVKFINMVRVPRDTASRPAGTPALDYESKWATLTFEIR, from the coding sequence ATGCGACTTCGAATTGCTATCGCAGCGCTGCTGCTAGTGGTCAGTGCAACTTCACTCAGCGCGCACGATCTCTTTCTTCGCCTCGGAAGTTTTTTCGTTGGCCCTGAATCGACTGCGAGGATCCGGGTTCTCAACGGCACTTTCAGCAGCAGCGAGAACGCTGTCGCACGGAGTCGACTCGCTGATGTCAGCGTGCTTGGACCGACGGGGAGGACTCGTGTCGATACGGCGCTTTGGCAAGCGACCGGAGACACCAGCGTACTGAGTGTTCCAATCGGGGCGCCTGGTACCTACGTAGTTGGCGCGTCGACCTTGCCGCGCGAGATCACTCTCGAGGCAAAGGATTTTAACGAATATCTGGAACACGACGGGATCCCCGATGTTCTCGCCGCGCGACGCCGCGACGGCGAGCTTGGGGCAAAAGCCACTGAGCGGTACTCGAAGCACGTAAAGGCTTTACTGCAGGCCGGCGCGCGCCGGTCGGACGAGTTCGACGATGTGCTTGGCTATCCAGCTGAGCTGGTTCCGCTGAACAATCCTTATCGATCGCGTGCCGGCGGTTGGCTTCGCGTCCGCGCGCTAGTCGACGGGAAGCCGGTTGCGAACCAACTCGTGGTTTCAGGCGGGAGGCCATCGCGCGGCGGCCGCCTCGCGGAGCGGAGAGTGCGCACCGACGCCGAAGGAGTTGCGCGCATTCGTATTACCGATCGGGGCCAATGGTACGTGAAGTTCATCAATATGGTCCGCGTTCCGC